GTGAATCCACTGGAATTGTTCAATGGCTTTTTTGGCTTTGTTGCTTTGCAAATGTCCAATAAAGTGCCAGGTAATATCTGATAAGTCTTGCAGCTGGGCTTGTTTGCTAGCTGCTTCTTGGATGCGACTCTCGCCAAAATCCCGAATTCCTACAGCATAGGCACAGCGCATGACTTCGGGAGAGACTTGCTTGGTAACAGCAATCAACCGGACTGAATCTGGTAGAGAGGAACGAAGGGCTATAATACGTTCGCTAATCGAACTGCTCATTGGAAGGTGCGTTGGAAAACACTCTGAAGCTGATCGTACTCCTGAGATTGCCCTGTACGACGCAGGTTACGCAAGCGATTTTCCATCATCATTCTCGCCTCAGTGCGTCCAATGGGCTGAAACTTCATACCTTTGACATCAGTTGCCACTAAAAAGAATAAGCGTTGGGCATACAGTGTTGTGAACAACTCTTGGTTCTCATCTACCATACAAATCCTATAGAGCAAACCCCAAGTTGGATGATTTATGTAAGTTTCCGAGTTGTCTGAGTTCATTTAATACTGAGGGATGAGTATATATATTTTTGCAGTTGAATAGAAAAAATTTGACGATAATGGACACATTTCGCCAAAATCTTTCCTGAAAATGCCAAAAAACCCCAAGCCAAGAGTCATCGATTAATAGCTTTGAACTACAGACTCAGGATTTAGGACTCATTCACTTTTGAGTGATAACCATTGTTAGTGCCTTAAGTTGTGCTTGAGCTTTGTGCAGAGACTCATACCATTCTCTCTCGGGATCGCTATCTGCAACAATACCTGCTCCAACCTGTCCCCAAACAGTGTTAAGTTGGGAGTAAGACGTTGCGCCCGTAAGGGAGTGGGAACTGGTCAGATGGGGAAATACACGAGAATTCCTCGTTGTCTTCCTTGTCCCCTTGTCTGTTTTTGTCGAGGGAGCGAGCAGGAGAGTGCGGATCAAGATATTTAAGTCTAAGTTACCCCGCCAATCTAAATAGCCGCAGGAACCATAGAACAAACTACGCCGCATTGGTTCTAGTTCTTCAATAATTTCCATGCAGCGGACTTTAGGGCAACCTGTGATCGTGCCACCGGGGAACATGGCGCGAATTAAGTCAAGGGCGTTGCAATCAGATTTTAAGCTACCTTTGATGTTGCTGACAAGATGCATAACGTGGCTATAACGCTCAATTGTTAGCAATTCGTCAACAGCAACAGTTCCCCATTCACACACTCGCCCTAAATCATTGCGTTCCAAATCGACTAGCATAATATGTTCAGCGCGTTCTTTGGTACTGCTGAGTAAATCTTGTGCTAGTTGTTGATCGTCCTTTGGGGTGACTCCACGCGATCGCGTTCCAGCAATTGGTCTTGTAGAAACACGAAATGTCTCGTCTGGACATTTTTGCAGTTGGACTAACCTTTCTGGTGAACAGCTCATAACTTCTCCCCAAGGCGTTTGCCAATAGCTTGCAAAAGGAGAAGGATTGATCTGCTGCAAAGCACGATAAATTTCCCAACCAGAAGCCGTTGTCTGTGCTTCAAATCGCACTGAGAGATTCGCTTGAAAAATGTCTCCAGCCTGAATGTATGTTTTTGCACGATTGACCGCTGCTTCGTACTCCTGTTGAGAAGTCCACAAATGAGGAGTGAGGAGGACAGAGGGAGGGGAGGAGGAGAGTGGGGGATAGATTGTCTCCTTGTCCTGTTGTCCCTGTTCCAACTTCTTTTCCAACTTATCCAATCCTACAGGGTTAGTGGCGGCGAGCCAGAGAACTTGCTCCCAGTGATCTAAGATGGCAAAACACTCTGGTTCGTACCAAAAAGCCACAGGAAACGGTAGATTCTCAGATTTGTAACGGGGTAGCTGTTCAATTTCCCATGCGATGTCGTAACCCAACCAACCTAGCCAACCACCTGTGAAGGGAAGATGGGGGGAGTGGGGGGAGCAAATTCCCTCTTGTCCTCTAAGTAACTGTTCCAGAAACGGCAAAACTTGTCCAAGTGGTGGTGTCCATATTTGCACAACTCCATCCACTATCCGAGGAGCGCCTGCACAGATAGAATATCGAGTTAGTTGAGGACGGTCTAGTGATGTTGGGTAGGGGCTTTCTAGGAGAGTGGCAATTTTAGGTGAAGAGGTAGAGGTATGGCGAAATAAGGCTGCGAAAACATCAGAGCCAGTACGATTTTCTAAGGGGAGCGATCGCCAATACCAAGGTTTTGTCATAGTGTTTATCGGCTAAACAAACATCGGATTGGACAAAATGACAGCTACGTCCCTTAAAATTTAATATGATAGCGGTTTTTGGTTGAATCAAACACAAGAAATAACCATTCAAACCCCTCACAACTTTTTTTCCCTCTGCGCCTTGTGCTAAACAACTTAACCATACTTGATGCACTCCGCTTCGTGCAGCAGTAAATCCTGGAAGACCTATGTCTTTATTCCGCTCTTGTCCGTTGGAATTTACTGCTACTTGTGTTATGTTAAATAGAATTGGGCGATTAGCACAGTGGTAGCGCACTTCCTTCACACGGAAGGGGTCACTGGTTCGAGTCCAGTATCGCCCATTGATTTAGTTAGTACCACTTGGAACAACACTATCAATCTCGCTCTCCACTTGCTCCCACATCTTGCCTAGCTTGGGTAGGACGATACTGCTAGCAGAGTTAAGTCTGGATCGAGGATACCTCAGTCATCTAGCAACCATGACAACAATAACGACGTAGTCCCTACGCCATTTACCTCGATAACTTGCTCATCATCTTCCCTTATGGTACATTTATACTAATATAGAGAGTATGGAGTACAAGCGAAGCCAGCATTGAGAGGAAGATGTTAAAGCCCTTCTACAGCATAGGTGGTGTTGAAGTTTAAGATATCTAGACAAACTTCACAATACGCTTAAATCTCTCGTCATAATAAGATTTAAAATTAGAATATCAGCGATTCACCCCAAGACTAAAGTGGCATATTGTAGAATGCAGAATCCACTTCATTTCATTTGGGGGAAAGCTTTGCGTTTTAATTTCAAAGACAAGAAACTTGAAGCACTGTACACAGAAGAAAAAAATGCTCATAAATACCCAAATGTCGTTGATGACTTCTTTGAAGTCATGGCAATTATTGATGCTGCTGTAGATGAGCGAGACTTGTATGCTCAGAAAGGATTGAGATTTGAGAAGCTAAAAGGAAAACGAGGAAAAGAGGAACAGCGATCGCTACGTTTAAATGACTAATGGCGTCTCATTGTCTTACTGAATGAGGACGAAAAGGGACATTATCTCTCAATTATCGATATCGAAGACTACCACTAACACCAGGCGCAGGGGAAAATAGCAGTATGAGCCAGAAACTCTCACCAGCAAGAATTCCAGCACCAGGGCGAATTCTAAGTCGGGAATTAGAAGCCCGTGGCTGGACACAGAAGGATTTTGCAGAAATTATAGGTCGTCCAGTTCAAACTATCAACGAAATTATACGTGGAAACAAGCGGATTACTCCTGAAACAGCTATAGAACTGTCGCAAGCTTTAGGCACTTCTCCTGAGTTTTGGATAAACTTAGAAGCTAAGTATCGTCTTCATCTAGCCAGTCAGGAAAAACAAGAGCAAGATATCGCTCGTAAAAGCCGTTTATATACCATTGCCCCTATCAATGAACTAATAAAAAACAAATGGATTCAAGAAAGTGATTCCATTGATAAATTAGAACAGCAAGTTTGTCATTTTTTCGGCATCTCAACCTTAGATGAATCACTCCAGCTAGCTGTTAATTTCCGTTGCGCTGAGCATCGAGATCCAGTAGTGACTTCTCGTATGGCTTGGATAAAACGGATTGAAAATCTAGCCAAACAACAAACCATTGCCACCTTTGAACGTACCAAGCTAGTAAGTGCTATTCCAAAAATTCTTGCCTGTGCTGAACAGGTAGAAAGTGTATCACGAATTCCTCAGTTGCTAATGGATTTGGGTATACATTTTGTCATTGTGCCTCATCTGAGCAAAACTTATTTGGATGGTGCAGCCTTTTATTTAAAAAATAACCCCGTTGTTGCTTTGACACTTAGGTATGACCGTATTGACTCCTTTTGGTTCACGCTTATGCATGAGTTGGCACACATTACAATAGGACATCACGGTAGTTATCTTGATGATTTGGATGCTTTAGAAGTAAATGACGAGGAGACAGAAGCCAATCAAAAAGCATCTGACTGGCTAATAG
The sequence above is a segment of the Mastigocladopsis repens PCC 10914 genome. Coding sequences within it:
- the pipX gene encoding transcriptional coactivator PipX; this encodes MNSDNSETYINHPTWGLLYRICMVDENQELFTTLYAQRLFFLVATDVKGMKFQPIGRTEARMMMENRLRNLRRTGQSQEYDQLQSVFQRTFQ
- a CDS encoding anthranilate synthase component I; amino-acid sequence: MTKPWYWRSLPLENRTGSDVFAALFRHTSTSSPKIATLLESPYPTSLDRPQLTRYSICAGAPRIVDGVVQIWTPPLGQVLPFLEQLLRGQEGICSPHSPHLPFTGGWLGWLGYDIAWEIEQLPRYKSENLPFPVAFWYEPECFAILDHWEQVLWLAATNPVGLDKLEKKLEQGQQDKETIYPPLSSSPPSVLLTPHLWTSQQEYEAAVNRAKTYIQAGDIFQANLSVRFEAQTTASGWEIYRALQQINPSPFASYWQTPWGEVMSCSPERLVQLQKCPDETFRVSTRPIAGTRSRGVTPKDDQQLAQDLLSSTKERAEHIMLVDLERNDLGRVCEWGTVAVDELLTIERYSHVMHLVSNIKGSLKSDCNALDLIRAMFPGGTITGCPKVRCMEIIEELEPMRRSLFYGSCGYLDWRGNLDLNILIRTLLLAPSTKTDKGTRKTTRNSRVFPHLTSSHSLTGATSYSQLNTVWGQVGAGIVADSDPEREWYESLHKAQAQLKALTMVITQK
- a CDS encoding type II toxin-antitoxin system RelE/ParE family toxin is translated as MQNPLHFIWGKALRFNFKDKKLEALYTEEKNAHKYPNVVDDFFEVMAIIDAAVDERDLYAQKGLRFEKLKGKRGKEEQRSLRLND
- a CDS encoding HigA family addiction module antitoxin; the encoded protein is MSQKLSPARIPAPGRILSRELEARGWTQKDFAEIIGRPVQTINEIIRGNKRITPETAIELSQALGTSPEFWINLEAKYRLHLASQEKQEQDIARKSRLYTIAPINELIKNKWIQESDSIDKLEQQVCHFFGISTLDESLQLAVNFRCAEHRDPVVTSRMAWIKRIENLAKQQTIATFERTKLVSAIPKILACAEQVESVSRIPQLLMDLGIHFVIVPHLSKTYLDGAAFYLKNNPVVALTLRYDRIDSFWFTLMHELAHITIGHHGSYLDDLDALEVNDEETEANQKASDWLIEPQALQNFVSRTKKYFSRQAIEEFARTQSRHPGIVLGRLHHDKLVPHQNLRVLLVKVSPFVRNWIDM